In Halobacillus amylolyticus, the following proteins share a genomic window:
- a CDS encoding PolC-type DNA polymerase III, producing MGVTNQEKMHYLLEQIQFPQDLIEPHFKDSSLEKLIVYKAEKKWHFHFSIPSVLPPSVYQLFISKLQSAFRSIAEVDWTFEAADKGVDPDAINEYWKGFIQSMPNLNPGYKDLLMEQQPEINGNKIMLTCRNLAESHAVKKKLDTPLQSFCVQSGLPSLMLSTRVKEEQEELKRFQEERQKEDKQLVQKAVKEQEERAKEKEEDTKPKGPIEIGYKIQEDAEPMENIEEEERRKIIEGYVFDADIKELRSGRHLLLIKATDYTDSFSIKMFSRGDDHAEMFKHVTKGMWIKARGSIQTDNFTSELTMMANDINEMAPKLRKDEAEEGEKRVELHAHTTMSQMDAPVSAPRLIAQAANWGHEAIAITDHAVVQAYPEAHAAGQKHGVKVIYGMEANLVDDGVPIAYEEQDRDLESDTYVVFDVETTGLSAVYDKIIELAAVKVKGGEIIDRFESFANPHHPLSQTTIDLTGITDDMVNDAPEIDDVLKDFHNWMANDILVAHNASFDMGFLNAGFQRIDYPKAPNPVIDTLELARFLVPELKNHRLNTLCKHFDIELTQHHRAIYDAEVTGYLMWKLVKKAIGREITNHMNLNDYMGEGKAYQRSRPSHVTLLAVNSIGLKNMYKIVSEAHLNYYYRVPRLPRSRLAKLREGILIGSGCDKGEVFETMMQKSAEEAEKVAEFYDYLEIQPPGNYAHLIEKDLVQNEAQVYDILKKIVDMGDRLGKTVVATGNTHYLDPHDKMYRQILISSQNGNPLNRQTLPDVHFRTTNEMLEEFSFLGEEKAKEVVVTNTNRLNNNIDVINPVKEDLYTPNIEGADQEIREMSYNKAKRLYGDSIPELVEKRLDKELESIIGNGFAVIYLISQKLVTKSLEDGYLVGSRGSVGSSLVATMTDISEVNPLPPHYVCPNCQHHEFFTDGSIGSGFDLPEKDCPECGTAYKKDGQDIPFETFLGFKGDKVPDIDLNFSGEYQPHAHNYTKTLFGEDNVYRAGTIGTIAEKTAYGYVKGYAGDHQLQYKNAEVDRLVQGCTGVKRTTGQHPGGIIVVPDDMDIFDFSPIQFPADDTKSEWKTTHFDFHSIHDNLLKLDILGHDDPTVIRMLQDLSGIDQKEIPVDDPEVMKIFSGPEALGVTAEQIMCKTGTLGVPEFGTRFVRQMLEDTKPKTFAELVIISGLSHGTDVWLGNAEQLINDGICTLPEVIGCRDDIMVYLMHKGLEPSLAFKIMEFVRKGRGLQDEWIEEMKKNGVPDWYIDSCKKIKYMFPKAHAAAYVLMAVRIAYFKVHYPIYFYAAYFTVRASDFELETMIKGSDAIRKRIEEIQMKGLDATPKEKSLMTVLELSLEMCERGYGFKSVDLYESSATDFIVDGNQLIPPFNAVDGLGTNAAINIVNARGEGEFLSKQDLRERSRISKTVLEYLDNQGCLAGMPDENQLSLF from the coding sequence TTGGGTGTGACCAATCAGGAAAAAATGCATTATTTATTGGAGCAAATCCAGTTTCCACAAGATCTGATTGAGCCTCATTTTAAAGATAGCTCACTTGAGAAACTGATCGTATATAAAGCAGAAAAAAAGTGGCATTTTCACTTTAGTATTCCAAGTGTACTGCCACCTTCTGTTTATCAATTGTTTATTAGTAAGCTGCAGAGCGCGTTCCGTTCCATTGCAGAAGTGGACTGGACGTTTGAAGCAGCAGATAAAGGTGTAGATCCAGACGCTATTAATGAGTACTGGAAAGGATTTATCCAGTCCATGCCCAATTTAAATCCTGGTTACAAGGATTTACTTATGGAGCAACAGCCAGAAATTAACGGAAATAAAATTATGTTAACTTGTAGAAACTTGGCGGAGAGTCATGCAGTGAAGAAGAAATTAGACACTCCATTGCAGAGTTTTTGTGTTCAATCTGGTCTGCCATCACTGATGCTGTCTACACGTGTGAAGGAAGAACAGGAAGAATTAAAAAGGTTTCAGGAAGAGCGGCAGAAAGAAGATAAACAGCTTGTTCAAAAAGCTGTCAAAGAACAGGAAGAACGTGCGAAGGAGAAAGAAGAGGATACGAAACCGAAAGGGCCCATTGAAATTGGCTATAAGATCCAGGAAGATGCAGAGCCAATGGAAAACATTGAAGAGGAAGAACGAAGGAAAATTATTGAAGGATATGTCTTTGATGCCGACATTAAAGAATTACGTTCCGGACGCCACCTTTTACTTATAAAAGCGACCGATTACACGGATTCATTTTCAATTAAGATGTTCTCGCGCGGGGATGATCATGCTGAGATGTTTAAGCACGTCACAAAAGGAATGTGGATCAAGGCCCGAGGGAGTATCCAAACAGATAACTTTACAAGTGAATTAACGATGATGGCCAATGATATTAATGAAATGGCTCCAAAACTTCGTAAAGATGAGGCGGAAGAAGGAGAGAAGCGAGTAGAGCTGCATGCCCATACGACGATGAGTCAAATGGATGCACCCGTTTCAGCTCCCAGACTGATCGCCCAAGCTGCAAACTGGGGTCACGAGGCGATCGCTATAACCGACCATGCTGTTGTTCAAGCCTATCCTGAGGCACATGCTGCTGGTCAAAAACATGGCGTTAAAGTGATTTATGGAATGGAAGCAAACCTAGTTGATGATGGAGTACCGATTGCTTATGAAGAGCAGGATCGCGACCTTGAAAGCGATACGTATGTCGTTTTTGACGTGGAAACGACAGGGTTGTCTGCTGTGTATGACAAAATTATTGAACTCGCTGCAGTCAAAGTAAAAGGCGGGGAAATCATTGATCGGTTTGAATCCTTTGCCAACCCGCATCATCCTCTATCCCAGACAACTATTGATTTAACAGGAATTACCGATGACATGGTGAATGATGCCCCTGAAATTGATGACGTGTTGAAGGATTTCCATAATTGGATGGCCAATGACATTTTAGTAGCCCACAATGCTAGTTTTGACATGGGCTTTCTTAATGCTGGTTTTCAAAGGATCGATTATCCGAAAGCTCCTAACCCTGTCATTGATACACTTGAACTTGCTAGATTTCTAGTTCCCGAGCTTAAGAACCACCGATTAAATACACTCTGTAAGCATTTTGATATTGAACTAACTCAACACCATAGAGCGATCTATGATGCTGAGGTAACAGGTTATTTAATGTGGAAACTGGTAAAGAAAGCTATTGGACGAGAAATTACCAACCATATGAATCTAAATGATTACATGGGTGAAGGCAAAGCCTATCAACGGTCACGGCCTTCTCATGTCACATTACTTGCTGTCAATAGTATAGGTCTTAAAAATATGTACAAAATTGTTTCAGAGGCCCACTTAAACTATTATTATCGTGTTCCACGTCTGCCAAGGTCACGGCTTGCTAAACTTCGTGAAGGTATTCTGATTGGATCAGGCTGTGATAAAGGGGAAGTCTTTGAGACGATGATGCAGAAATCCGCAGAAGAAGCAGAGAAGGTTGCTGAATTCTACGATTATCTTGAAATACAGCCTCCGGGCAATTATGCACACTTGATCGAAAAGGATTTAGTCCAAAATGAGGCGCAAGTCTATGACATTCTAAAAAAGATTGTCGATATGGGTGATCGTTTGGGGAAAACTGTTGTTGCTACAGGGAATACCCACTACCTCGATCCCCATGATAAGATGTACCGGCAAATCCTTATCTCTTCACAAAATGGGAACCCGCTCAATCGTCAAACATTGCCAGATGTTCATTTTAGAACCACAAACGAGATGCTTGAAGAGTTTTCCTTTTTAGGGGAAGAGAAAGCAAAAGAAGTTGTTGTCACTAACACAAATAGATTGAATAATAACATTGATGTGATCAATCCAGTCAAGGAAGATTTGTACACACCAAACATTGAAGGAGCCGATCAAGAAATCCGGGAAATGTCCTACAATAAAGCGAAGAGACTGTATGGGGATTCAATTCCAGAGCTTGTAGAAAAAAGATTAGATAAAGAGCTTGAGAGTATCATTGGCAATGGTTTTGCCGTTATTTACTTAATCTCGCAAAAGCTCGTAACGAAATCTCTTGAGGATGGGTATTTAGTCGGTTCACGTGGATCGGTAGGGTCTTCGTTGGTTGCAACAATGACAGATATTTCTGAAGTGAACCCTTTGCCGCCCCATTACGTTTGTCCAAACTGTCAACATCATGAATTTTTCACGGATGGGTCCATCGGCAGCGGATTTGATCTTCCCGAAAAAGATTGTCCTGAATGTGGGACGGCCTATAAAAAAGACGGGCAGGATATCCCTTTTGAAACGTTCCTTGGTTTTAAAGGTGACAAAGTACCCGATATTGATTTGAACTTCTCCGGTGAGTATCAGCCACATGCCCATAATTATACGAAAACTTTATTTGGGGAAGACAATGTGTATAGGGCTGGAACGATTGGTACAATTGCTGAAAAAACGGCCTATGGATACGTGAAAGGATACGCAGGTGACCACCAGCTGCAATATAAAAATGCAGAGGTCGATCGTCTTGTTCAAGGCTGTACGGGCGTCAAAAGAACAACAGGACAGCACCCAGGGGGCATCATTGTTGTGCCTGACGACATGGATATTTTTGATTTTTCACCGATTCAATTCCCGGCAGATGATACGAAGTCAGAGTGGAAAACAACCCACTTTGACTTCCACTCGATTCATGATAATTTACTGAAGCTTGATATTCTCGGACACGATGATCCAACAGTGATTCGCATGCTTCAAGATTTAAGCGGCATTGATCAAAAAGAAATCCCTGTTGACGATCCTGAAGTAATGAAAATTTTCAGTGGGCCTGAAGCCTTAGGTGTAACCGCTGAACAGATTATGTGTAAAACTGGTACGCTTGGTGTTCCTGAATTTGGTACTCGATTTGTCCGGCAGATGCTTGAAGATACAAAGCCAAAGACCTTTGCTGAACTCGTCATCATATCTGGTCTGTCACATGGTACAGACGTATGGCTTGGCAATGCCGAGCAGCTCATAAATGACGGTATTTGTACATTGCCTGAAGTGATCGGCTGTCGTGACGATATCATGGTTTATCTCATGCATAAAGGCCTTGAGCCATCCTTAGCCTTTAAAATCATGGAATTTGTCCGAAAAGGGCGTGGTCTTCAGGATGAATGGATCGAAGAAATGAAGAAGAATGGTGTTCCAGATTGGTACATTGATTCATGTAAAAAAATCAAGTATATGTTCCCGAAGGCTCACGCGGCGGCTTACGTATTAATGGCCGTCCGGATTGCTTACTTTAAGGTTCATTACCCGATTTACTTTTATGCTGCGTACTTTACGGTAAGAGCAAGTGACTTTGAATTAGAGACGATGATTAAGGGTTCTGATGCGATTCGAAAAAGAATTGAAGAGATCCAAATGAAGGGCCTGGATGCTACACCTAAAGAGAAGAGCTTAATGACAGTGCTTGAATTGTCTCTAGAAATGTGTGAACGAGGATACGGCTTTAAGAGTGTTGATCTTTATGAATCAAGCGCGACAGATTTCATTGTTGACGGTAATCAACTGATTCCTCCATTCAATGCTGTCGATGGTTTAGGTACAAACGCAGCGATTAATATTGTTAATGCCCGTGGAGAAGGGGAGTTTCTCTCCAAGCAGGATTTAAGAGAACGCAGCCGTATTTCGAAAACGGTGCTTGAATATTTGGATAATCAAGGCTGCCTGGCTGGTATGCCTGATGAGAACCAACTATCGCTATTTTAA
- a CDS encoding proline--tRNA ligase: MKQSQMLIPTLKEIPADAEIKSHQLLVRAGYIRQIASGIYSFLPIGRRVLRKVEEVVRQEMEKIGAHEMMMSSLQPSELWKESGRWNTYGAELMRIDDRHEREFALGATHEEVVTSLIRDEVKSYKRLPLTVFQIQNKFRDEKRPRFGLLRGREFLMKDAYTFNESFESLDESYDKMFNAYTNIFRRLGLNFRAVIADSGQMGGKDTHEFMVLSEVGEDVIAYSDTSEYAANIEMAPVVTTYEKSTAALKNMEKVATPDQKTMQGVADFLGHGLEEGLKSIMFKVDDRFVMVVTRGDHEVNDVKLKNLYSADIVELASEEKTKELLGTGFGSLGPVDVPEEVEVVADLAVEMLVNVSCGANEEGYHYVNVTPERDFQVTQYADLRFIQEGDPSPDGQGLITFARGIEVGHVFKLGKFYAEKMNATYLDDQGKAQTMVMGSYGIGVSRTVAAIVEQYHDERGITWPANIAPFQVHLLSLNSKKEEQQQLADQLYDELIDAGIEVLYDDRKERAGVKFADSDLFGIPLRLTVGKRAGEGIVEMKERVTGNQSELEQSEILSVVSNWLKQ; this comes from the coding sequence ATGAAACAAAGTCAAATGTTAATCCCAACGTTAAAGGAAATCCCTGCCGATGCTGAAATAAAAAGTCACCAGCTTCTCGTTCGAGCAGGATACATACGTCAGATCGCATCTGGTATATACAGCTTTCTCCCAATTGGCCGCCGTGTGCTGCGTAAAGTAGAAGAAGTCGTGCGCCAGGAAATGGAAAAGATCGGGGCACATGAAATGATGATGTCCAGTCTGCAGCCTTCGGAACTGTGGAAAGAAAGCGGACGCTGGAACACATATGGTGCTGAACTAATGCGCATTGATGATCGACATGAGCGTGAGTTTGCTCTCGGTGCCACGCATGAAGAGGTGGTTACTAGCCTTATTCGCGATGAAGTGAAAAGCTACAAGCGTCTTCCTTTGACAGTTTTTCAAATTCAGAATAAATTTCGTGATGAGAAGCGGCCTCGTTTTGGACTGCTGCGCGGACGTGAATTTTTAATGAAGGATGCCTATACGTTTAATGAGTCCTTTGAAAGCCTGGATGAGAGCTACGACAAGATGTTTAACGCCTATACGAATATTTTCCGCCGGCTAGGGCTTAACTTTCGTGCTGTTATCGCAGATTCCGGTCAAATGGGCGGCAAGGATACCCATGAGTTTATGGTCCTTTCTGAAGTAGGAGAAGATGTGATTGCCTACTCTGACACTTCGGAATATGCGGCTAACATAGAAATGGCACCTGTAGTGACAACCTATGAAAAATCGACAGCGGCTCTTAAAAATATGGAAAAAGTAGCTACACCTGATCAGAAGACAATGCAGGGGGTTGCTGACTTTTTGGGGCATGGCTTAGAAGAAGGATTAAAGTCAATCATGTTTAAAGTGGATGATCGTTTTGTTATGGTCGTAACCCGCGGGGATCATGAAGTGAATGATGTAAAACTTAAAAACCTTTACTCAGCCGATATTGTTGAGCTGGCAAGTGAGGAAAAGACAAAAGAGCTGCTTGGGACAGGCTTTGGTTCACTAGGACCTGTTGACGTACCTGAAGAAGTTGAGGTCGTTGCCGATTTGGCAGTAGAAATGCTTGTCAACGTATCTTGTGGTGCCAATGAGGAAGGTTATCATTATGTCAATGTCACACCTGAGCGGGATTTCCAGGTCACACAGTATGCGGATCTTCGTTTTATTCAAGAAGGGGACCCGTCACCTGATGGTCAAGGACTGATTACATTTGCCCGTGGCATTGAAGTAGGTCATGTGTTTAAATTAGGCAAGTTCTATGCGGAGAAGATGAATGCCACCTACTTAGATGATCAAGGGAAAGCACAGACAATGGTAATGGGATCATATGGAATCGGCGTGTCTCGTACTGTTGCTGCGATCGTTGAACAGTACCATGATGAACGAGGCATAACATGGCCTGCTAATATCGCGCCATTCCAAGTTCACCTGCTCTCACTAAATTCTAAAAAGGAAGAGCAGCAGCAATTAGCAGATCAACTATATGACGAGCTTATCGATGCTGGGATTGAAGTATTATATGACGATCGTAAAGAGAGAGCCGGGGTCAAATTTGCCGATAGTGACCTATTTGGAATTCCGCTTCGCTTGACTGTAGGGAAACGAGCTGGAGAAGGAATTGTTGAAATGAAAGAACGCGTAACAGGTAATCAATCAGAGCTTGAGCAATCCGAAATTTTATCTGTCGTATCAAATTGGTTAAAGCAATAA
- the rseP gene encoding RIP metalloprotease RseP — translation MTTVIAFILMFGLLVFVHEWGHLIFAKRAGMLAREFAIGFGPKIFAFTKNETVYTIRLLPIGGYVRVAGEDPEIVELKAGHHIGLEFNEAGKVNRIIVNNKSKHPYARVVEVERADLDHRLIIEGYEIDEEEKLYFDVDPKAMFVMDEKETQIAPYDRQFASKSVPKRAMQLFAGPMMNFVLAIILFMILGFIQGVPVNNALISDVQPDSPAEEAGLQAGDEIVGIDGESVNTWDEFTQIVRNHPEEQVTLSVERNEETIQVDVTPAQIEQGEVTIGQVGVARAFEDSFVKKLTYGFTQTYEWGTLILTNLGKLVTGQFSLDMLSGPVGIYDATDRVVQTGLTNFVMWTSILSVNLGIVNLLPLPALDGGRLLFVGLEGIRGKPIDPQKEGIVHFIGFALLMLLMLVVTWNDIQRLFL, via the coding sequence TTGACGACAGTAATAGCATTTATACTCATGTTCGGACTGTTAGTGTTTGTCCATGAGTGGGGGCATCTCATTTTTGCAAAGCGAGCAGGAATGCTTGCTAGAGAATTTGCTATCGGATTTGGTCCGAAAATTTTCGCTTTCACAAAAAACGAAACCGTTTATACCATTCGTTTATTGCCTATTGGTGGGTACGTAAGAGTAGCAGGAGAGGATCCTGAGATTGTTGAACTGAAGGCTGGTCATCATATTGGACTTGAATTCAATGAGGCAGGTAAAGTCAATCGTATCATCGTCAACAATAAATCGAAACATCCTTATGCTCGTGTCGTTGAAGTAGAACGGGCTGACCTCGATCATCGTTTAATTATTGAAGGATATGAAATTGACGAAGAAGAGAAGCTTTACTTTGATGTAGATCCTAAAGCGATGTTTGTCATGGATGAAAAAGAAACACAGATTGCCCCGTATGATCGCCAGTTTGCTTCAAAATCTGTGCCGAAACGTGCGATGCAATTGTTTGCCGGTCCGATGATGAACTTTGTACTAGCCATCATTTTGTTTATGATTCTAGGCTTTATCCAAGGCGTCCCCGTAAATAATGCACTTATTAGTGACGTCCAGCCTGACTCCCCTGCAGAAGAAGCGGGATTACAGGCTGGAGACGAAATTGTTGGGATTGATGGGGAATCAGTGAATACGTGGGATGAGTTTACTCAAATCGTAAGAAATCATCCAGAGGAGCAAGTGACCTTATCTGTTGAGCGTAATGAGGAAACGATACAGGTTGATGTTACACCGGCACAAATTGAACAGGGGGAAGTCACCATTGGTCAAGTAGGTGTGGCACGTGCCTTTGAAGATTCATTTGTTAAGAAACTCACCTATGGTTTTACGCAAACCTATGAGTGGGGTACGTTAATTCTGACCAATTTAGGAAAACTTGTCACAGGTCAATTTTCATTAGATATGCTGTCTGGTCCTGTAGGGATTTATGACGCAACAGACCGTGTCGTTCAAACAGGCTTGACGAACTTTGTTATGTGGACATCTATTCTTAGTGTTAACCTTGGGATCGTAAACTTATTGCCGCTCCCTGCTCTAGATGGAGGCCGCTTACTATTTGTTGGCCTTGAAGGGATACGCGGAAAGCCGATCGATCCACAAAAAGAAGGAATTGTCCATTTTATTGGATTTGCTCTATTGATGTTATTAATGTTAGTTGTGACATGGAATGACATTCAACGCTTATTCTTGTAA
- the dxr gene encoding 1-deoxy-D-xylulose-5-phosphate reductoisomerase, producing the protein MKQIALLGSTGSIGIQTLEVLRLHKEEFSLYAMAFGKNIDRALPLIKEFQPALVVVQDEATKDKLEKEWQGSTILFGSGGLIEASVADQVDVVVNAVMGSIGLPATLKAIEARKTIAIANKETLVTAGHLVMEAARKHNVALLPVDSEHSAIYQSLNGESKKDIHKLIITASGGSFRDKKREELAGVTVEDALNHPNWSMGAKITVDSASMMNKGLEVIEAHWLFDVPYEQIHVILHRESVIHSMVEYVDRSVMAQLGTPDMKVPIQYALTYPKRYSLENTKQLNLEEMATLHFEKMDMDRFPCLRMAYEAGREGGSMTTVLNAANEVAVQLFLEGKISFLEIEQLIQQELSQHKTIHNPDLSTILSIDEETRKRVHLN; encoded by the coding sequence ATGAAACAAATTGCATTACTTGGGTCTACAGGCTCAATTGGTATACAAACGCTTGAAGTGCTTCGATTGCATAAAGAAGAATTTTCTCTATATGCTATGGCATTTGGAAAAAATATAGACAGGGCTCTCCCGCTCATTAAGGAGTTTCAACCTGCTTTAGTTGTTGTTCAGGATGAAGCAACTAAGGACAAGCTTGAAAAAGAGTGGCAGGGAAGCACTATTTTATTTGGCAGCGGCGGACTTATTGAAGCGAGTGTTGCTGATCAGGTGGATGTGGTTGTAAATGCTGTTATGGGGAGTATTGGACTTCCTGCTACACTTAAAGCAATTGAAGCAAGAAAAACAATCGCCATTGCTAACAAAGAGACACTTGTCACTGCAGGACATTTAGTTATGGAGGCTGCTAGGAAACATAATGTGGCTCTCTTACCTGTAGATAGTGAGCATTCAGCGATTTACCAATCACTAAATGGCGAAAGTAAAAAGGATATTCACAAATTAATCATTACAGCCTCTGGGGGAAGCTTCCGCGATAAAAAAAGGGAAGAACTTGCAGGAGTCACGGTTGAAGATGCCCTTAATCACCCAAACTGGAGTATGGGGGCGAAAATTACGGTGGATTCTGCCTCTATGATGAATAAAGGATTAGAAGTGATAGAGGCTCATTGGCTATTTGATGTGCCTTATGAGCAAATTCATGTTATTCTTCATAGAGAAAGCGTCATTCATTCTATGGTAGAGTATGTAGATCGAAGTGTCATGGCACAGTTAGGCACTCCGGATATGAAAGTGCCGATCCAATACGCATTAACGTATCCGAAACGTTATTCTTTAGAAAATACAAAGCAGCTCAATCTAGAAGAAATGGCTACACTACATTTTGAGAAAATGGATATGGATCGTTTTCCTTGTCTCAGAATGGCTTATGAAGCTGGGCGTGAGGGTGGATCGATGACGACAGTTCTAAACGCTGCCAATGAGGTAGCCGTCCAATTATTTCTAGAAGGTAAAATCTCCTTCCTTGAAATCGAACAATTAATTCAACAAGAACTTTCACAGCATAAAACAATTCATAACCCAGACTTATCTACCATACTATCTATCGATGAGGAAACGAGAAAACGTGTCCATTTAAACTAA
- a CDS encoding phosphatidate cytidylyltransferase, which translates to MKQRTITALVAALIFLPIVMLGDLIFQAFVYLIASIAIYELMRMKKIARYSIASGITLLLMWTLMYKQGMFFGYNLPITKSELTLLAVLILLSYTVLVKNRFTFDDVGFLLLSAIYIGMGFYYLIVTREAGLEYVFYALFVVWATDTGAYIFGRLLGKHKLWPQISPKKTIEGSVGGVVLACVVAYIFHMIEPLQHSLLIVLLVTILISITGQIGDLVESAFKRHYAVKDSGKILPGHGGVLDRFDSLIFMLPILHLVGFIPEEEKALAMNWVLSFVFYIY; encoded by the coding sequence ATGAAACAACGAACGATTACAGCATTAGTCGCGGCATTAATCTTTCTGCCTATTGTTATGCTTGGCGATCTAATCTTTCAGGCTTTTGTCTATTTAATTGCAAGCATAGCTATATATGAACTCATGCGTATGAAAAAAATTGCTCGGTATTCCATTGCCTCAGGTATTACTTTACTGCTTATGTGGACACTGATGTATAAGCAGGGGATGTTTTTTGGTTATAATTTACCTATAACCAAATCTGAACTCACTTTGTTAGCTGTTTTAATCTTGCTGAGTTATACGGTTCTTGTGAAAAACCGCTTTACCTTCGATGATGTTGGATTCCTTTTATTATCTGCTATTTATATCGGGATGGGCTTTTATTATCTAATTGTAACGAGAGAGGCCGGTTTGGAGTACGTGTTCTATGCTCTTTTTGTTGTTTGGGCAACAGATACAGGGGCGTATATATTTGGCCGATTACTTGGCAAGCATAAATTATGGCCGCAAATCAGTCCGAAGAAGACCATTGAAGGTTCGGTCGGCGGTGTTGTACTTGCTTGTGTGGTCGCCTATATCTTTCATATGATAGAACCGCTTCAGCATTCTCTGCTGATTGTACTGCTCGTAACAATTCTTATTTCTATAACAGGTCAGATCGGTGACTTAGTGGAATCAGCGTTTAAGCGTCACTATGCTGTAAAGGATTCCGGCAAAATTCTTCCAGGGCACGGCGGTGTGTTGGATCGCTTCGACAGTTTGATTTTTATGCTGCCGATCTTGCATTTAGTTGGCTTCATTCCAGAGGAAGAAAAGGCTCTTGCTATGAACTGGGTTCTTTCATTTGTGTTTTATATTTATTAA
- a CDS encoding isoprenyl transferase, which yields MPIKIPFTKNKKHTTQQSLSLDHDHIPNHVAIIMDGNGRWAKKRGLPRIAGHKEGMSVVKKIVRRASDLGVHVLTLYAFSTENWKRPKNEVDFLMKLPVDFLTTYLPELIERNVQVQTIGDTGLLPEHTRKAVEEAISRTSENSGLILNFALNYGSRFEMVNAVKQIATQVEKGELSTGDIDEQLFSSHLYTSELLEPDLLIRTSGEQRLSNFLLWQLAYAEFWFTDVFWPDFDEHLFEQALYDYQNRKRRYGGI from the coding sequence ATGCCAATCAAGATTCCATTTACCAAAAATAAGAAACATACGACACAGCAATCTCTGAGTCTCGATCATGATCATATTCCTAATCATGTGGCGATAATAATGGATGGAAATGGTCGTTGGGCTAAAAAGAGGGGCTTGCCAAGAATTGCTGGCCATAAAGAAGGCATGAGTGTCGTTAAGAAAATTGTTCGCCGTGCATCAGATTTAGGGGTTCATGTCCTTACACTCTATGCCTTTTCAACAGAAAATTGGAAACGACCAAAAAATGAAGTTGATTTTTTAATGAAATTACCTGTTGATTTTTTAACTACATATTTGCCAGAACTCATTGAAAGAAATGTACAAGTCCAAACGATTGGAGATACTGGTTTACTCCCAGAACATACCCGTAAAGCAGTGGAAGAAGCCATCAGTCGTACCTCTGAAAACAGCGGTCTTATTTTAAATTTCGCACTTAACTATGGAAGCCGTTTTGAAATGGTCAATGCAGTGAAGCAAATAGCAACACAAGTTGAAAAGGGTGAACTTTCAACAGGTGATATTGATGAACAGCTGTTCTCATCACATCTATACACATCAGAACTATTAGAACCAGATTTGCTGATTAGAACAAGTGGTGAACAACGGTTAAGCAACTTTCTATTATGGCAGCTTGCCTATGCCGAATTCTGGTTTACAGATGTGTTTTGGCCAGACTTTGACGAACATCTATTTGAACAAGCACTCTACGATTATCAAAACCGCAAACGTCGTTATGGCGGAATATAA
- the frr gene encoding ribosome recycling factor, translating to MSDAVINETKQQMEQAVQAYSRQLATVRAGRANPSILDNVYVDYYGAATPLNQLAQVGAPEPRLLVITPYDKSAVSEIEKAIQKADLGLSPSSDGNVVRISIPALTEERRKDLAKVVGKYSEEAKVQVRNIRRDANDRLKKLEKDGDLTEDDLREYQDDVQKVTDNNITSIDKLAKTKEDEIMEV from the coding sequence ATGTCAGATGCCGTGATTAATGAAACGAAACAACAAATGGAACAAGCTGTTCAAGCTTACTCACGTCAATTAGCTACGGTTAGAGCTGGTCGAGCGAACCCTTCTATTTTGGATAATGTTTATGTAGATTACTATGGTGCGGCTACACCTTTAAACCAATTAGCTCAAGTGGGTGCACCTGAACCGCGTCTGCTTGTTATTACACCATATGATAAGTCTGCTGTTTCAGAGATCGAAAAAGCTATTCAAAAAGCGGATCTAGGTCTATCACCGTCAAGTGATGGTAACGTTGTGCGTATTAGCATCCCAGCACTTACAGAAGAGCGCCGTAAAGATTTAGCTAAAGTAGTCGGTAAATATTCAGAAGAAGCCAAAGTACAAGTCCGTAACATTCGCCGTGACGCAAACGACCGTCTGAAGAAACTTGAGAAAGACGGGGACCTGACTGAGGATGATCTTCGTGAATATCAAGATGATGTTCAGAAAGTGACAGATAATAATATTACCTCTATTGATAAACTAGCTAAGACTAAAGAAGACGAAATTATGGAAGTTTGA